In Daphnia magna isolate NIES linkage group LG7, ASM2063170v1.1, whole genome shotgun sequence, a single genomic region encodes these proteins:
- the LOC116927041 gene encoding uncharacterized protein LOC116927041 isoform X1, translating to MNRCSLIIATLSVLTCLVYGQLPEKWNNDGYRPYFVLSPSAKNDSVESRTAAQKTKGKQFPIRNVFNRGIVPRLEYLEGAVANINKEFKTQTTKDLSEANSKITDLTQKLESATQTLEQTANELVETKSTLEMVKADLESTRNDLIDVKQSFAQMRTDLMKQIEGNREMLEVTTHDLGNTKTKVDGLSAKLDAGTSKGLAATEKDLNDTKNEFQGMNRNLQATTMAEVKANVGDLTKKLSETARNVTVTNALIGDLSSLVLGVTRNLEATAKDLTGTKATINTMSVTLKNATRTLEETQMDLKDTKTRMGNLTSKLDDATKILVTTASDLTNTKMKLHDTSVELKGTINALSGTAKELEDTKLKIGNLTMKVDGTAYLFAAHTKGLADAKTQIQAIKTDLQVTSKRSSETAIEIRELLRQMSETARNLTNTNMKVDNIGLIIFGATQTLAKTNKDLTETKTKVDAIDMDLKNATQGFERTRNNGKNFEAEAIENIKQKLEEVVKRERETKSKLEGLRTHLNATMKDLTDTKTEVQAIKTDLRVTSQSSTEAEMRMDSLVSKLDAETMDISIDRIPTSCKDLHQIGHRKSGLYSVMGTNQVETVYCNFAKDPEGAAEFQKWIGYEDVQSVPTYFYVKKTQISQPWIFQFRTRLKW from the exons ATGAATCGTTGCTCC TTGATCATCGCTACCCTCTCTGTTCTAACGTGCCTCGTCTACGGTCAATTACCTGAAAAATGGAACAACGATGGCTATCGTCCTTATTTTGTGCTCTCACCTTCGGCAAAGAACGATTCAGTTGAATCGCGTACTGCAGCACAAAAGACCAAAGGCAAACAGTTTCCGATACGTAACGTGTTTAATCGAGGAATTGTGCCCAGATTGGAGTACCTCGAAGGGGCTGTCGCGAATATCAACAAAGAATTTAAAACAC aaacTACCAAAGATTTATCGGAAGCCAATTCAAAAATAACGGATTTAACCCAAAAATTAGAAA GTGCGACACAAACTTTGGAACAAACTGCAAACGAATTGGTAGAAACAAAGTCAACGTTAGAAATGGTGAAAGCCGATTTAGAAA GCACTAGAAACGATTTGATTGATGTCAAGCAGAGTTTTGCACAGATGAGGACCGATTTGATGAAACAAATTGAAG GAAATCGCGAAATGTTGGAAGTAACCACACACGATTTGGGCAACACCAAGACGAAAGTTGACGGTTTAAGTGCAAAATTGGACG CAGGGACTAGCAAAGGTCTGGCGGCAACAGAAAAAGATTTAAATGACACTAAAAACGAATTCCAGGGCATGAATAGAAATTTACAAG CTACGACGATGGCGGAAGTGAAGGCAAACGTCGGTGATCTGACGAAGAAATTGAGCG AAACGGCAAGAAACGTAACAGTTACCAACGCCCTGATTGGAGATCTCAGTTCGCTGGTGCTTG GAGTTACCCGGAATTTGGAAGCAACTGCAAAAGATTTGACTGGCACCAAGGCCACAATCAACACTATGAGCGTGACTCTTAAAA aTGCAACGCGAACGTTGGAAGAGACTCAAATGGACCTGAAAGATACAAAGACCAGAATGGGAAATTTAACTTCAAAATTAGATG ATGCCACCAAAATCCTAGTGACCACTGCAAGCGATTTAACAAACACCAAGATGAAACTCCACGACACTAGTGTTGAATTGAAAG GTACGATCAATGCGTTGTCGGGCACTGCCAAAGAACTGGAagacacaaaattaaaaatcggGAATTTGACTATGAAAGTGGACG GTACTGCTTACCTTTTTGCAGCCCATACGAAAGGTTTGGCGGACGCAAAGACGCAAATCCAAGCCATCAAAACGGACTTGCAAG TTACATCTAAAAGATCGAGCGAAACAGCAATAGAAATCAGGGAACTGTTAAGACAAATGAGCG AAACGGCGAGAAATTTAACCAACACGAATATGAAAGTTGACAATATTGGCCTGATAATATTCG GTGCTACCCAAACTTTGGCGAAAACTAACAAAGATTTGACGGAGACCAAGACTAAAGTGGACGCTATCGACATGGATCTCAAAA ATGCAACCCAAGGATTTGAAAGGACTAGAAATAATGGCAAGAATTTCGAAGCAGAGGCCATCGAGAACATCAAACAGAAGCTGGAAG AAGTAGTGAAACGGGAGAGAGAAACAAAGTCTAAACTGGAAGGCCTTAGAACACATCTGAATG CCACGATGAAAGATTTGACGGACACCAAAACTGAAGTTCAAGCTATCAAAACAGATTTACGTG TAACATCGCAAAGCTCAACGGAAGCCGAAATGAGGATGGACAGTTTGGTATCAAAATTAGACG CGGAAACAATGGACATTTCCATCGATCGAATCCCGACATCCTGCAAGGATCTACATCAAATTGGGCACAGGAAGAGCGGACTCTACTCTGTGATGGGAACAAATCAAGTGGAGACTGTGTACTGCAATTTCGCTAAAGATCCTGAAGGAGCGG CAGAATTCCAGAAATGGATTGGCTACGAAGACGTCCAGTCGGTGCCCACTTACTTTTACGTAAAAAAGACGCAGATTTCTCAGCCATGGATATTCCAATTCCGTACGAGATTGAAGTGGTGA
- the LOC116927041 gene encoding uncharacterized protein LOC116927041 isoform X5, producing the protein MNRCSLIIATLSVLTCLVYGQLPEKWNNDGYRPYFVLSPSAKNDSVESRTAAQKTKGKQFPIRNVFNRGIVPRLEYLEGAVANINKEFKTQTTKDLSEANSKITDLTQKLESATQTLEQTANELVETKSTLEMVKADLESTRNDLIDVKQSFAQMRTDLMKQIEGNREMLEVTTHDLGNTKTKVDGLSAKLDAGTSKGLAATEKDLNDTKNEFQGMNRNLQATTMAEVKANVGDLTKKLSETARNVTVTNALIGDLSSLVLGVTRNLEATAKDLTGTKATINTMSVTLKNATRTLEETQMDLKDTKTRMGNLTSKLDDATKILVTTASDLTNTKMKLHDTSVELKGTINALSGTAKELEDTKLKIGNLTMKVDGTAYLFAAHTKGLADAKTQIQAIKTDLQVTSKRSSETAIEIRELLRQMSETARNLTNTNMKVDNIGLIIFGATQTLAKTNKDLTETKTKVDAIDMDLKNATQGFERTRNNGKNFEAEAIENIKQKLEEVVKRERETKSKLEGLRTHLNATMKDLTDTKTEVQAIKTDLRASQSSTEAEMRMDSLVSKLDAETMDISIDRIPTSCKDLHQIGHRKSGLYSVMGTNQVETVYCNFAKDPEGAAEFQKWIGYEDVQSVPTYFYVKKTQISQPWIFQFRTRLKW; encoded by the exons ATGAATCGTTGCTCC TTGATCATCGCTACCCTCTCTGTTCTAACGTGCCTCGTCTACGGTCAATTACCTGAAAAATGGAACAACGATGGCTATCGTCCTTATTTTGTGCTCTCACCTTCGGCAAAGAACGATTCAGTTGAATCGCGTACTGCAGCACAAAAGACCAAAGGCAAACAGTTTCCGATACGTAACGTGTTTAATCGAGGAATTGTGCCCAGATTGGAGTACCTCGAAGGGGCTGTCGCGAATATCAACAAAGAATTTAAAACAC aaacTACCAAAGATTTATCGGAAGCCAATTCAAAAATAACGGATTTAACCCAAAAATTAGAAA GTGCGACACAAACTTTGGAACAAACTGCAAACGAATTGGTAGAAACAAAGTCAACGTTAGAAATGGTGAAAGCCGATTTAGAAA GCACTAGAAACGATTTGATTGATGTCAAGCAGAGTTTTGCACAGATGAGGACCGATTTGATGAAACAAATTGAAG GAAATCGCGAAATGTTGGAAGTAACCACACACGATTTGGGCAACACCAAGACGAAAGTTGACGGTTTAAGTGCAAAATTGGACG CAGGGACTAGCAAAGGTCTGGCGGCAACAGAAAAAGATTTAAATGACACTAAAAACGAATTCCAGGGCATGAATAGAAATTTACAAG CTACGACGATGGCGGAAGTGAAGGCAAACGTCGGTGATCTGACGAAGAAATTGAGCG AAACGGCAAGAAACGTAACAGTTACCAACGCCCTGATTGGAGATCTCAGTTCGCTGGTGCTTG GAGTTACCCGGAATTTGGAAGCAACTGCAAAAGATTTGACTGGCACCAAGGCCACAATCAACACTATGAGCGTGACTCTTAAAA aTGCAACGCGAACGTTGGAAGAGACTCAAATGGACCTGAAAGATACAAAGACCAGAATGGGAAATTTAACTTCAAAATTAGATG ATGCCACCAAAATCCTAGTGACCACTGCAAGCGATTTAACAAACACCAAGATGAAACTCCACGACACTAGTGTTGAATTGAAAG GTACGATCAATGCGTTGTCGGGCACTGCCAAAGAACTGGAagacacaaaattaaaaatcggGAATTTGACTATGAAAGTGGACG GTACTGCTTACCTTTTTGCAGCCCATACGAAAGGTTTGGCGGACGCAAAGACGCAAATCCAAGCCATCAAAACGGACTTGCAAG TTACATCTAAAAGATCGAGCGAAACAGCAATAGAAATCAGGGAACTGTTAAGACAAATGAGCG AAACGGCGAGAAATTTAACCAACACGAATATGAAAGTTGACAATATTGGCCTGATAATATTCG GTGCTACCCAAACTTTGGCGAAAACTAACAAAGATTTGACGGAGACCAAGACTAAAGTGGACGCTATCGACATGGATCTCAAAA ATGCAACCCAAGGATTTGAAAGGACTAGAAATAATGGCAAGAATTTCGAAGCAGAGGCCATCGAGAACATCAAACAGAAGCTGGAAG AAGTAGTGAAACGGGAGAGAGAAACAAAGTCTAAACTGGAAGGCCTTAGAACACATCTGAATG CCACGATGAAAGATTTGACGGACACCAAAACTGAAGTTCAAGCTATCAAAACAGATTTACGTG CATCGCAAAGCTCAACGGAAGCCGAAATGAGGATGGACAGTTTGGTATCAAAATTAGACG CGGAAACAATGGACATTTCCATCGATCGAATCCCGACATCCTGCAAGGATCTACATCAAATTGGGCACAGGAAGAGCGGACTCTACTCTGTGATGGGAACAAATCAAGTGGAGACTGTGTACTGCAATTTCGCTAAAGATCCTGAAGGAGCGG CAGAATTCCAGAAATGGATTGGCTACGAAGACGTCCAGTCGGTGCCCACTTACTTTTACGTAAAAAAGACGCAGATTTCTCAGCCATGGATATTCCAATTCCGTACGAGATTGAAGTGGTGA
- the LOC116927041 gene encoding adventurous-gliding motility protein Z isoform X4: MNRCSLIIATLSVLTCLVYGQLPEKWNNDGYRPYFVLSPSAKNDSVESRTAAQKTKGKQFPIRNVFNRGIVPRLEYLEGAVANINKEFKTQTTKDLSEANSKITDLTQKLESATQTLEQTANELVETKSTLEMVKADLESTRNDLIDVKQSFAQMRTDLMKQIEGNREMLEVTTHDLGNTKTKVDGLSAKLDAGTSKGLAATEKDLNDTKNEFQGMNRNLQATTMAEVKANVGDLTKKLSETARNVTVTNALIGDLSSLVLGVTRNLEATAKDLTGTKATINTMSVTLKNATRTLEETQMDLKDTKTRMGNLTSKLDDATKILVTTASDLTNTKMKLHDTSVELKGTINALSGTAKELEDTKLKIGNLTMKVDGTAYLFAAHTKGLADAKTQIQAIKTDLQVTSKRSSETAIEIRELLRQMSETARNLTNTNMKVDNIGLIIFGATQTLAKTNKDLTETKTKVDAIDMDLKNATQGFERTRNNGKNFEAEAIENIKQKLEVVKRERETKSKLEGLRTHLNATMKDLTDTKTEVQAIKTDLRVTSQSSTEAEMRMDSLVSKLDAETMDISIDRIPTSCKDLHQIGHRKSGLYSVMGTNQVETVYCNFAKDPEGAAEFQKWIGYEDVQSVPTYFYVKKTQISQPWIFQFRTRLKW, translated from the exons ATGAATCGTTGCTCC TTGATCATCGCTACCCTCTCTGTTCTAACGTGCCTCGTCTACGGTCAATTACCTGAAAAATGGAACAACGATGGCTATCGTCCTTATTTTGTGCTCTCACCTTCGGCAAAGAACGATTCAGTTGAATCGCGTACTGCAGCACAAAAGACCAAAGGCAAACAGTTTCCGATACGTAACGTGTTTAATCGAGGAATTGTGCCCAGATTGGAGTACCTCGAAGGGGCTGTCGCGAATATCAACAAAGAATTTAAAACAC aaacTACCAAAGATTTATCGGAAGCCAATTCAAAAATAACGGATTTAACCCAAAAATTAGAAA GTGCGACACAAACTTTGGAACAAACTGCAAACGAATTGGTAGAAACAAAGTCAACGTTAGAAATGGTGAAAGCCGATTTAGAAA GCACTAGAAACGATTTGATTGATGTCAAGCAGAGTTTTGCACAGATGAGGACCGATTTGATGAAACAAATTGAAG GAAATCGCGAAATGTTGGAAGTAACCACACACGATTTGGGCAACACCAAGACGAAAGTTGACGGTTTAAGTGCAAAATTGGACG CAGGGACTAGCAAAGGTCTGGCGGCAACAGAAAAAGATTTAAATGACACTAAAAACGAATTCCAGGGCATGAATAGAAATTTACAAG CTACGACGATGGCGGAAGTGAAGGCAAACGTCGGTGATCTGACGAAGAAATTGAGCG AAACGGCAAGAAACGTAACAGTTACCAACGCCCTGATTGGAGATCTCAGTTCGCTGGTGCTTG GAGTTACCCGGAATTTGGAAGCAACTGCAAAAGATTTGACTGGCACCAAGGCCACAATCAACACTATGAGCGTGACTCTTAAAA aTGCAACGCGAACGTTGGAAGAGACTCAAATGGACCTGAAAGATACAAAGACCAGAATGGGAAATTTAACTTCAAAATTAGATG ATGCCACCAAAATCCTAGTGACCACTGCAAGCGATTTAACAAACACCAAGATGAAACTCCACGACACTAGTGTTGAATTGAAAG GTACGATCAATGCGTTGTCGGGCACTGCCAAAGAACTGGAagacacaaaattaaaaatcggGAATTTGACTATGAAAGTGGACG GTACTGCTTACCTTTTTGCAGCCCATACGAAAGGTTTGGCGGACGCAAAGACGCAAATCCAAGCCATCAAAACGGACTTGCAAG TTACATCTAAAAGATCGAGCGAAACAGCAATAGAAATCAGGGAACTGTTAAGACAAATGAGCG AAACGGCGAGAAATTTAACCAACACGAATATGAAAGTTGACAATATTGGCCTGATAATATTCG GTGCTACCCAAACTTTGGCGAAAACTAACAAAGATTTGACGGAGACCAAGACTAAAGTGGACGCTATCGACATGGATCTCAAAA ATGCAACCCAAGGATTTGAAAGGACTAGAAATAATGGCAAGAATTTCGAAGCAGAGGCCATCGAGAACATCAAACAGAAGCTGGAAG TAGTGAAACGGGAGAGAGAAACAAAGTCTAAACTGGAAGGCCTTAGAACACATCTGAATG CCACGATGAAAGATTTGACGGACACCAAAACTGAAGTTCAAGCTATCAAAACAGATTTACGTG TAACATCGCAAAGCTCAACGGAAGCCGAAATGAGGATGGACAGTTTGGTATCAAAATTAGACG CGGAAACAATGGACATTTCCATCGATCGAATCCCGACATCCTGCAAGGATCTACATCAAATTGGGCACAGGAAGAGCGGACTCTACTCTGTGATGGGAACAAATCAAGTGGAGACTGTGTACTGCAATTTCGCTAAAGATCCTGAAGGAGCGG CAGAATTCCAGAAATGGATTGGCTACGAAGACGTCCAGTCGGTGCCCACTTACTTTTACGTAAAAAAGACGCAGATTTCTCAGCCATGGATATTCCAATTCCGTACGAGATTGAAGTGGTGA
- the LOC116927041 gene encoding adventurous-gliding motility protein Z isoform X6 — MNRCSLIIATLSVLTCLVYGQLPEKWNNDGYRPYFVLSPSAKNDSVESRTAAQKTKGKQFPIRNVFNRGIVPRLEYLEGAVANINKEFKTQTTKDLSEANSKITDLTQKLESATQTLEQTANELVETKSTLEMVKADLESTRNDLIDVKQSFAQMRTDLMKQIEGNREMLEVTTHDLGNTKTKVDGLSAKLDAGTSKGLAATEKDLNDTKNEFQGMNRNLQATTMAEVKANVGDLTKKLSETARNVTVTNALIGDLSSLVLGVTRNLEATAKDLTGTKATINTMSVTLKNATRTLEETQMDLKDTKTRMGNLTSKLDDATKILVTTASDLTNTKMKLHDTSVELKGTINALSGTAKELEDTKLKIGNLTMKVDGTAYLFAAHTKGLADAKTQIQAIKTDLQVTSKRSSETAIEIRELLRQMSETARNLTNTNMKVDNIGLIIFGATQTLAKTNKDLTETKTKVDAIDMDLKNATQGFERTRNNGKNFEAEAIENIKQKLEVVKRERETKSKLEGLRTHLNATMKDLTDTKTEVQAIKTDLRASQSSTEAEMRMDSLVSKLDAETMDISIDRIPTSCKDLHQIGHRKSGLYSVMGTNQVETVYCNFAKDPEGAAEFQKWIGYEDVQSVPTYFYVKKTQISQPWIFQFRTRLKW; from the exons ATGAATCGTTGCTCC TTGATCATCGCTACCCTCTCTGTTCTAACGTGCCTCGTCTACGGTCAATTACCTGAAAAATGGAACAACGATGGCTATCGTCCTTATTTTGTGCTCTCACCTTCGGCAAAGAACGATTCAGTTGAATCGCGTACTGCAGCACAAAAGACCAAAGGCAAACAGTTTCCGATACGTAACGTGTTTAATCGAGGAATTGTGCCCAGATTGGAGTACCTCGAAGGGGCTGTCGCGAATATCAACAAAGAATTTAAAACAC aaacTACCAAAGATTTATCGGAAGCCAATTCAAAAATAACGGATTTAACCCAAAAATTAGAAA GTGCGACACAAACTTTGGAACAAACTGCAAACGAATTGGTAGAAACAAAGTCAACGTTAGAAATGGTGAAAGCCGATTTAGAAA GCACTAGAAACGATTTGATTGATGTCAAGCAGAGTTTTGCACAGATGAGGACCGATTTGATGAAACAAATTGAAG GAAATCGCGAAATGTTGGAAGTAACCACACACGATTTGGGCAACACCAAGACGAAAGTTGACGGTTTAAGTGCAAAATTGGACG CAGGGACTAGCAAAGGTCTGGCGGCAACAGAAAAAGATTTAAATGACACTAAAAACGAATTCCAGGGCATGAATAGAAATTTACAAG CTACGACGATGGCGGAAGTGAAGGCAAACGTCGGTGATCTGACGAAGAAATTGAGCG AAACGGCAAGAAACGTAACAGTTACCAACGCCCTGATTGGAGATCTCAGTTCGCTGGTGCTTG GAGTTACCCGGAATTTGGAAGCAACTGCAAAAGATTTGACTGGCACCAAGGCCACAATCAACACTATGAGCGTGACTCTTAAAA aTGCAACGCGAACGTTGGAAGAGACTCAAATGGACCTGAAAGATACAAAGACCAGAATGGGAAATTTAACTTCAAAATTAGATG ATGCCACCAAAATCCTAGTGACCACTGCAAGCGATTTAACAAACACCAAGATGAAACTCCACGACACTAGTGTTGAATTGAAAG GTACGATCAATGCGTTGTCGGGCACTGCCAAAGAACTGGAagacacaaaattaaaaatcggGAATTTGACTATGAAAGTGGACG GTACTGCTTACCTTTTTGCAGCCCATACGAAAGGTTTGGCGGACGCAAAGACGCAAATCCAAGCCATCAAAACGGACTTGCAAG TTACATCTAAAAGATCGAGCGAAACAGCAATAGAAATCAGGGAACTGTTAAGACAAATGAGCG AAACGGCGAGAAATTTAACCAACACGAATATGAAAGTTGACAATATTGGCCTGATAATATTCG GTGCTACCCAAACTTTGGCGAAAACTAACAAAGATTTGACGGAGACCAAGACTAAAGTGGACGCTATCGACATGGATCTCAAAA ATGCAACCCAAGGATTTGAAAGGACTAGAAATAATGGCAAGAATTTCGAAGCAGAGGCCATCGAGAACATCAAACAGAAGCTGGAAG TAGTGAAACGGGAGAGAGAAACAAAGTCTAAACTGGAAGGCCTTAGAACACATCTGAATG CCACGATGAAAGATTTGACGGACACCAAAACTGAAGTTCAAGCTATCAAAACAGATTTACGTG CATCGCAAAGCTCAACGGAAGCCGAAATGAGGATGGACAGTTTGGTATCAAAATTAGACG CGGAAACAATGGACATTTCCATCGATCGAATCCCGACATCCTGCAAGGATCTACATCAAATTGGGCACAGGAAGAGCGGACTCTACTCTGTGATGGGAACAAATCAAGTGGAGACTGTGTACTGCAATTTCGCTAAAGATCCTGAAGGAGCGG CAGAATTCCAGAAATGGATTGGCTACGAAGACGTCCAGTCGGTGCCCACTTACTTTTACGTAAAAAAGACGCAGATTTCTCAGCCATGGATATTCCAATTCCGTACGAGATTGAAGTGGTGA
- the LOC116927041 gene encoding uncharacterized protein LOC116927041 isoform X2 yields MNRCSLIIATLSVLTCLVYGQLPEKWNNDGYRPYFVLSPSAKNDSVESRTAAQKTKGKQFPIRNVFNRGIVPRLEYLEGAVANINKEFKTQTTKDLSEANSKITDLTQKLESATQTLEQTANELVETKSTLEMVKADLESTRNDLIDVKQSFAQMRTDLMKQIEGNREMLEVTTHDLGNTKTKVDGLSAKLDAGTSKGLAATEKDLNDTKNEFQGMNRNLQATTMAEVKANVGDLTKKLSETARNVTVTNALIGDLSSLVLGVTRNLEATAKDLTGTKATINTMSVTLKNATRTLEETQMDLKDTKTRMGNLTSKLDDATKILVTTASDLTNTKMKLHDTSVELKGTINALSGTAKELEDTKLKIGNLTMKVDGTAYLFAAHTKGLADAKTQIQAIKTDLQVTSKRSSETAIEIRELLRQMSETARNLTNTNMKVDNIGLIIFGATQTLAKTNKDLTETKTKVDAIDMDLKNATQGFERTRNNGKNFEAEAIENIKQKLEEVVKRERETKSKLEGLRTHLNATMKDLTDTKTEVQAIKTDLRVTSQSSTEAEMRMDSLVSKLDAETMDISIDRIPTSCKDLHQIGHRKSGLYSVMGTNQVETVYCNFAKDPEGAEFQKWIGYEDVQSVPTYFYVKKTQISQPWIFQFRTRLKW; encoded by the exons ATGAATCGTTGCTCC TTGATCATCGCTACCCTCTCTGTTCTAACGTGCCTCGTCTACGGTCAATTACCTGAAAAATGGAACAACGATGGCTATCGTCCTTATTTTGTGCTCTCACCTTCGGCAAAGAACGATTCAGTTGAATCGCGTACTGCAGCACAAAAGACCAAAGGCAAACAGTTTCCGATACGTAACGTGTTTAATCGAGGAATTGTGCCCAGATTGGAGTACCTCGAAGGGGCTGTCGCGAATATCAACAAAGAATTTAAAACAC aaacTACCAAAGATTTATCGGAAGCCAATTCAAAAATAACGGATTTAACCCAAAAATTAGAAA GTGCGACACAAACTTTGGAACAAACTGCAAACGAATTGGTAGAAACAAAGTCAACGTTAGAAATGGTGAAAGCCGATTTAGAAA GCACTAGAAACGATTTGATTGATGTCAAGCAGAGTTTTGCACAGATGAGGACCGATTTGATGAAACAAATTGAAG GAAATCGCGAAATGTTGGAAGTAACCACACACGATTTGGGCAACACCAAGACGAAAGTTGACGGTTTAAGTGCAAAATTGGACG CAGGGACTAGCAAAGGTCTGGCGGCAACAGAAAAAGATTTAAATGACACTAAAAACGAATTCCAGGGCATGAATAGAAATTTACAAG CTACGACGATGGCGGAAGTGAAGGCAAACGTCGGTGATCTGACGAAGAAATTGAGCG AAACGGCAAGAAACGTAACAGTTACCAACGCCCTGATTGGAGATCTCAGTTCGCTGGTGCTTG GAGTTACCCGGAATTTGGAAGCAACTGCAAAAGATTTGACTGGCACCAAGGCCACAATCAACACTATGAGCGTGACTCTTAAAA aTGCAACGCGAACGTTGGAAGAGACTCAAATGGACCTGAAAGATACAAAGACCAGAATGGGAAATTTAACTTCAAAATTAGATG ATGCCACCAAAATCCTAGTGACCACTGCAAGCGATTTAACAAACACCAAGATGAAACTCCACGACACTAGTGTTGAATTGAAAG GTACGATCAATGCGTTGTCGGGCACTGCCAAAGAACTGGAagacacaaaattaaaaatcggGAATTTGACTATGAAAGTGGACG GTACTGCTTACCTTTTTGCAGCCCATACGAAAGGTTTGGCGGACGCAAAGACGCAAATCCAAGCCATCAAAACGGACTTGCAAG TTACATCTAAAAGATCGAGCGAAACAGCAATAGAAATCAGGGAACTGTTAAGACAAATGAGCG AAACGGCGAGAAATTTAACCAACACGAATATGAAAGTTGACAATATTGGCCTGATAATATTCG GTGCTACCCAAACTTTGGCGAAAACTAACAAAGATTTGACGGAGACCAAGACTAAAGTGGACGCTATCGACATGGATCTCAAAA ATGCAACCCAAGGATTTGAAAGGACTAGAAATAATGGCAAGAATTTCGAAGCAGAGGCCATCGAGAACATCAAACAGAAGCTGGAAG AAGTAGTGAAACGGGAGAGAGAAACAAAGTCTAAACTGGAAGGCCTTAGAACACATCTGAATG CCACGATGAAAGATTTGACGGACACCAAAACTGAAGTTCAAGCTATCAAAACAGATTTACGTG TAACATCGCAAAGCTCAACGGAAGCCGAAATGAGGATGGACAGTTTGGTATCAAAATTAGACG CGGAAACAATGGACATTTCCATCGATCGAATCCCGACATCCTGCAAGGATCTACATCAAATTGGGCACAGGAAGAGCGGACTCTACTCTGTGATGGGAACAAATCAAGTGGAGACTGTGTACTGCAATTTCGCTAAAGATCCTGAAGGAGCGG AATTCCAGAAATGGATTGGCTACGAAGACGTCCAGTCGGTGCCCACTTACTTTTACGTAAAAAAGACGCAGATTTCTCAGCCATGGATATTCCAATTCCGTACGAGATTGAAGTGGTGA